The Silene latifolia isolate original U9 population chromosome X, ASM4854445v1, whole genome shotgun sequence genome contains the following window.
ccgaagtttatttgaagccgaccacaagcagatttctcccagcagttccagactatatcctgctgtcttctcccaatatcgcgttttgtttcccctggagtttcaaggaatttcaggtatggtctcttcttatggctggcgagcttccttacgtagtctaacgtactttaaacgaccctccccgatagtcgacatactctaaaatgttcccgacgacaggttcttggttcagaccccttgagccgcctcgcgtcgccatagtcgtcaggttgtaatcttcgattgacctgatggctatactttgactttcgccttgtctaagcctcggtcaaagtgggggctctgtagatacctcatttctgcacctcccgcaaaccacccggtgatgattgggccgcatgtttggtacgcggaacgatttgtgacagttcgtaagtttatcgtcaagtgatcgctcaaacacttgtgtctacatcttaattgtcatctacgtgccgatacggtcgttttggcagtaattagagttcatttggagttcgggtaaaaaaaaccgtcttcattttctaaaaccgagtcagaatgttctggaatgttccggatatttctattccatattttgcaatcttttaatctttggcaaagaatttcccgtaatattcacacaaaatattaaggaatacaagattaatccgttattccataaccaaaacacggaaatctttcttccgcaggaggaaaccacttgagaaaggacgcagcaagtgctgcgcctcttccaagagacgcagtgcctgctgcgcctcttcccaagtctttttttgcgtatttttcgtatcttttcatatcttttcgagattcacttccaaagtttctccgaaaaaccctacttcctccgcgtgattagtataaatagagaccttcggtctcacatatttctcacgcgagtgtccgcccttctcttctccctttgcattcgaagaccacgttcttactttttggcgcctacgtgcttgaactttcgaccacgtaagctcggatctttctgagtaccagcctcgttttgcatgaccgaccaatttgaccaactccacatcaatcaacttaatcaatcttattcgttttccacctagagggcactttcgtcgtacattcgagtccagcatcactaaacgtaaacttagtcaatctcgcttcgtcaaacatgtaagtctgagggtgtaaatccttcttttatttatcgttctttatttttgtaatcatattgtaagatttatgtcgaaagtattcttaaaaccgatttgtaaaaccattgttttaaaccctttttacggattatcagaggacaaccggcgagaaaggacgcagcaactgctgcgcctcttcaaagggacgcagcacctgctgcgcctctccgtgaggctgccgcagttcctgcttcctttcttcttccttcgtcttttgttaatccgtttgtttttcttttgttttcaatcgttcatTGTTCTTTGACATAATAATTTAAACACAataatttttaacatgtaaatagtTCGTCTTTGTTAATTAATTcattattaaatcccgacttaaatcccaagtaattcatatttgcgggttttcgtcattaaaatcaatccggatttttagaggttcgattcatccatattggatCTCTGGAATTTATTCTTTGATAAATTTGCATCTTTTATTCACCGTCACCATCATTGATTCATCTTTAATAATCTGTTTgacataattaatttgtttagtttgttaattcgttaaataacctcgtatattataattaattagttctaattaatttcatccatgtttattgcttttatgacctttaatcacatgtaaataatatgttaatcacttccacCTGAGTCAATtgttcataatcaatcattaaattaaccaacgaacattaacgatttgcacttccggcttcacagccagaactgagctcaggaacatacgcagcgtctgctgcgcctcttccaagggacgcagctctgccgcgcctgttcctggttgatttctgtctctgaattcccgtttctgccttgacctagtttattaattacgcattaattaactattaatcgtattataaccctaatttctgtttgtttattcatttattctttctttctcaaattatccgttttaaaagtattttcgacataaatcaattaatccgatgtaattattgtaattattgtatttcttttattattgtttgtatgttttcacatgtaatcgatttaaatctctacttcgacccacttgtatgattaaattacgtgataaccgaattagttaattctcatatgctaggattaaaacgttggatgttgtattgcatgcatataatcgacaacatatcgagtatagacaatttccctaatcattagtagaggccgctatcgaggcgggcgagattaggtgttcgatcaaaagagcttcctaatacgtaccctcaccccttactccatatctctgtgaacatccgtgttcattggcatccacgagagtcattctagatatagaatgctaagggtaacgagttcttggtgttcatgtcactactttgtgtattgacatggcacgaggtattcgaacggtttccaattttccacaataaattggtggcgactctacaaatgtaaacgcttgttcccaagcgcccccgtggccccgcGTCCACAACcatcaatttttatggaaaattagaaccgttcgaatacttcatgccatgtcaagacacaaagtagtgacatgaacactaagaaattcgttacccttagtattctatgtttagaatgactctcgcaatgccaatgaacacggatgcttGGATATATCGGAGTAAGaggtgatggtacgtattaggaagctctttatttgaacacctaatcccgtccgcctcgatagcggcctctactaatgatcagggaagtcatTTATTACTCGATGTTGttatttatatgcatgcaatacaacatctagaaattaaatattatacaagtcatggaaacatgagataaaaacaaagcaaaaagagGGGTAGAAGActtacaatggaataggttggTACTAGCATAAGTGATCAACCCCGCATTGTAGTGCCCTCCTTCATGCTTTATCATCCATCAATTGTCACTCATcgtgacatcatcatcatcatctacctccatggaacCGGAGGTTTCACCATCATTCTCTTCACTTGAACTTTGctcttcttcctcatcatcttGGCAAGACCCACTATCTTCCCCGCTCTCATTATCAACTTCCTCCTCTCTTCTTGTatccctttcttcatcttgagaagCATTAGGAAATAACACTTTCCTATCCACCCAATCCGGCAAAGAACTCGTAGGATCAaagagtccttgcctagcaagatggtagaggggtggatattgagcgtAATATGCATTCACCCGGTCATTGTGAGCTTCTTTATGCATGTGTTGCATTAATTGGGTCAAGTAGTCATTTCCCGTCATAGCACCATTAGctttgaattcttggtaggcaaagggataAGGCGGTgcaacaatggaggaggagggttcTTCTCTTGGTTGTTGTTGTCATTTGATGATGGTCTAGGCTTTCTCGGAAATGGGGATGAGGTAGTTGGTTCAGTGGGTGGAGATGCGACAAATCTTACTTGGTAAGAAAATGGACTTGGAatccttgatgagccactcatatttATGGTCCAAGTTATCATGCTTGATCCATTGAAACTTGTGAATCATGTTGCTCATGTCAAGAAGGTGGCTCCCTTTAACCGATTTATAGGTGTTATATTTGTTGAACTCCGGGTTAAAATGTTTTGCCAACCTCGTCACCaagcctccattaacaataaaggccGCACCATCCTTCCCATTCTCAATATCCAACCATCTTTTTATCAATAGTTGAAGAACATTATAATCTTGGGTTTCCCACCAACATTCAAGAAAGACTCAAGGTAAACAAAGTCTAATTCCGTCAAGTGATTGGCTTCTTTCCTACTAATGGTATTGGCACAAGTTCGTGGCAAACTCTTTGAAAGGAGTGAACTTACGACCGGAGATAGCTAGCCAAATTGGTTCGGCATAAAATTCCAATGGTTTCTTTGTGAACCGGTCATAGTACGTATGCCCAAATACTTCACCAAATTCATCTTTGAGCAATGTTCTAGTCTTGTTTTCGAGACGGAATTCTACATAATTTCGAGtctcaatcttatactccctcaaggAGCTAATGAACTCCAAAGTcaaggaggggtatgtcaattcattCATTTCAAAGAGGGTTGCTAACCCCATGAACTCGAAAAATGCCTTTATTtattcaaggacacccaattttctCAAAGCATCTTGACATACAAATTTTGTAGCTAGAATATTTTTCTTGGCAAGAGATTCGAATGTAAGCCTATGCTTATCggataagaaagttacctccaCTAATGGAAAAAACCCCTATTGCGTCAGTTGTAAAAGACATTTTGCGTCTGTTTTCGACTGACGTATATCGAGGGGTCGTATTTGATATGCGTCAGTTGTGGAACTGACGCAAAAAGTTACCATTTGCGtcagttttgttttaaaaaccgacgcaaaaagtTACCATTTGCGTTAGTTGTATCAATAGAATGGACACAATAGAGTGTTACAACTGACGCAAATAGTTGTTATTTGCGTCAGTTCTCAAATAACTGATGTATTTGCTTTATTTTTTGCGTCATTTCTATCAGAAACTGATGCAATTGATATTTTGTTTTAGAGCCAATTTATTTAACCATTTGCGTCATTTGTTATCAGGATGCAAttaattttttctttttatatATAATAATTTGCTACCGAAATTTCGGCAACACCTCCCGTAAAACTGACAATTCGAATACAAAATTTTCAAAACCTGCAACAAGAAATTCAACAAACCACCAATACATCACATGTAAAGCAACATTATATTTCATTCAACCCAACAACGTTACACAATCCAATGTATACAAAATCTCACAAACATCTTAGTTACTAAGCTAATCTATATACTAAATGTTCTCTAAACATCTACTAGCCAAATTCATATCGTTGATTGACATTGTTGAAAAATGAATGTGTGGACGTGATGTATTATGTAGATCAATAATACAAAACCCTTGTTCACACACACCTCTTCAGTTGACCGGGAATTTTTAGAAGCTAAAGTCGACATCTCTTTCAATGTAGTATCAGTGCTTGCTTTGTGCAAACGAACATATTATGTCAACCCCCGTGCTTTATAAGTGTACCACTCCGGCCACCTGCGAATGGTCCTATTTTTCATCTCATCTTACCTCTTTCACTTCCTTTCGCCATATTCAAACTCATTCGTTCAATGGTTCTTCCTCACCTGAAAGTTAACACTCGCCATAAGCATTGTACTTGAAGAAAATGGCTCTATTACAAGAGACTTCTGGGCAAAGTATTGTAAACAATAATGTGCACATTCTGAGAAGAGAGTATATTGCCATACCTGCCCTGCCCCATCAATGGGGATTGAGTTTGAGTAGGGTGTTGCACAACAGGAGCTGAAGGATGTGGGTCAGAAAATACTATGGAAGATAAGTTGTCATCCTCGACCAAGGTAGCGCCAGTGGTTTCATACTGCCAACAAATACAATATATCAGAAAGAACTATGTGCAGGAAAATCAAAAGTAGAAATGCATTTATAATTAAATGGCAAAAATAACATCAGACGACCTCCTAATGCAAAATCAATCGATGCAAACCAAAAACAAACTGCTTAAAAAAAATAAACTACTACTAAGATAGTGTATAACAATGTATTTTCAGAGATTACAAACATTCCTTGTGTGCTATTAATCTGTCAAAGCGACTTCCATCATAAATCCTAATTTTGGTAAATTAAATAGACGATTCAATCAAACTGTAATTGAATTTTGATTTGGTCAAAATTTCGGCTAACTCAACTACTTTAGGAAAATCAGAAAACACCACCAAACAATTTTCAAACTTCATGATAAACACATTAGAAGAGGAGCTAAGAGGATATGTAGAGAGGTAATAACCAGACTTTTAATGTAACAAATAATAATTGAAGTATTAAAAACAGATCAGCGGGAACTTCATGTACAGTTACTGGGGAATTATAGCATCCAGACAATAGATTCTGCTCTACAAAGATCAAATTAAATTcctcattttattactaaaaccAGAACATAGCAAGAAGGCTAACTTTATAAGGAACATTTCAGCTAAAGCTCAATTGCATCTACCTAAAAATGTTCGGAGAATAATTTACGAATGTCTAGAAGCGAACCTGACAGCGCGTCATAGTAATAAGTCCTTCACCTTGTACTCCTGTATCAATTACACTCATTGACATCAAATTCTTAATTTTAAGAATACTATTGATAAGTAAGCTGGGAACGACCAATAAGAAAATGCTTTAATAAccaaataaaagaagaaaacacCAGGAAGAAGGTGATGAGATACCTTGCTGAAAAGCTCGACATGAGGATTTTGGTGATTTCTCTTTACTGTTTGAAACTCGAACGACTGAACAAAAAGGAAATGAGAGTTTATACCAGTACAAAATGGATACATACATCACACTGAGAATTAACATATCTTTGCTTGGAGTGTGTCAAGTTTGAATTAAGATTGGCATAAAATGGCCTTATCGGTGGCTAATAGCTAGTTAGCAACCCGTCAGCCGTGGATCGTAATGAAGGTTTACAAATTTAACTGCAGTTCAGCGGCGACTATTAGTACTTCACATCCATAATATAAGTAGCACAAATATTTGCGTGAATTAATTGGTAACACTCCATATTACAGTATGCTTGAAATCCAATTATATGAATCTTTGCTTTCATTGCCAATATCTCCTCGATAGTTTTGCTAACCAAAAAAAGCAACCTAAAGTCAAACCTATTAAAAACTGCTTCTACTTCTGTACTTCCTTGTACAATATTCTCAcccatgtttcagcaagttggCATCTATTATAATCAATGTTACTCTGACGCTCCACTTTGGTCGCGTATCACGAGTTGGATACTTGAAGTGTCCAACACGACACGACGCATCACTTCATTTTAAACCAAAATCGTGAAAACTTTGCAAAAAATAAGCGTGTCCAACTAAAACCGAGCCGAACTGTAGAAGTAACATAGATTATAATCTTCAATTCAGTCATCTATTATAATCAATCCTATTAAAAACTACCGCTCCTTCATTGTGCTATATTTTAACCTCATGCTTCAGTTAAGTTGGTATATATTATAATCTTCAAATTCAGGCATACATTACTACCCTAGACGTGCTAAAACTTAAAATGAGATGAATTTGTCAACACCAACATTATACAACCCCGAGACTACCTCAATCCCATATTGAGAATCAGCAAACAAGACCCTAATCTCCCCAGCCTCAATCCTAAGAATTACTGTATGCAAAAGATATGAACTTTAAAAGTTTTCCACAAAGTATAGAGTGATTCCGAAACAGAATTCCAAACTCTTGAGTCTTGAGCATGAATTATAGTCTTAAAATTCGTTCCTCTCGGACACTCGGGTAATTTGTTGTGAAATGCCAATTTAGACGCACAACTTACATGCCATTACCAAAATGAAGGGAGTAGTGTACGTCTCTCATATCACGGTCATTAAGGTAGACAATGACACAAGTACAAATACATATACAATTCAATAAATAGATAAAGAACTTGATATCCATTATCATTATTAAACAATAAGATAGACAGATAGCACAACTAACACGTCATTCACCCAAGCACCTCCGTAATGCAGCAAACTCACCGGAACCTATAACATTCATTAATTCACACCAATGAGCCAGCATAAACGATAACGAAAACTACACCGACAATTAACTTATAAATATCAAGAAAAAATATCATTACCCCACAAATTCGTGTGGTATAGGAACACTGTGTAAACCCTTAATATTGACAAAATTAGTGCCTTAATAGATGAGACGTAATCCCTGTCGTCCACCACAACAAATAAATTACCTTATGATATAAAAAAATATGGGCATACATTCCATGTTACATGCTTGTAGGTAACACATCAAGCTCCTCAATTTAGTCAGATTAAGAGACGAGACAAATgaaaggaaatgaaaaaaaagttaaaaagtGTGAACCTACATAATATAAAGGCAAAAAATACATCAACTGTACTGTCTCTACGGCAAAAACAAAACAGGTAATGTAGAAACTATAACCTTCATGAAAGCAGCAATTTCTGGGACATATACCAGATTACTAGTGGGAAATATGAGTTCTCAAAATATTGAGAACTCAGAATTGAGAATTGGGAAATATGaacaactaaaactgaatgtaAGGGAGAGTAAAATAACAAGGAAAGACATATACCACATTACTAGTGGctcaaagaataaaaaaataGTAACTTAAATAAGTAAGAAGCAACAAACCTTCAATGGTGGAGTGCGGCGAGGAGTCGAGGACCGATATACGCGTATACCATTTACCTAGAAACAAAATCCAAGCATTTTGGATAAAAATTACACCATTACATCTGAGGACAAAAAAATATTGTATCAGATCTATATCTTGATTGaatcaatcaaaacaaaaaaaacaaaaccctaaccCCCAATTCTTATCATGTTAAAAAAATAATGCAAGAAATTACAATTAATCCCAAATTAGAAGATCTTACTTGAAACTGAAATGCGGCCATCTTTATCGGCATCGTCACTTTCCCTTTTGCACCAATCGAACCATATTATTCTTGAATTTTTTGTGCAGTCGTGTGGTGGTGATGAATATTTGAGGGAGGGAGGTGTTGGTGTAGGGAGGCAGTCGTGTGGTGGTGACGGAGTAGAATTAGGGAGAAGCCATGAGAGGCGAGGGAAGCACTAGGTTGATGTGGGAAGTCAATTGTTCTCAGTATATAATTTGAGGGTTTAATTATtggttttttttaattaatatcatTTGCATCGGCTTTAGGTACATCTAATGCAAAAACGTAATATCAAATAAGTCAGTTTAGTAACATAACTgacgtatttgatcaaatacatcgGTTTTGCTGAAAACCGACGCATTATATACGTCAGTTTTTTCCAAGAACCGACGCAAAAAGCTTGACTATAGGGCGAAAATGGATTCCCGCCAAAACTAAGTACTTTTTGCGTCAGTTTTTGTAGAACCGACGTAAATCAACTGACGCAATAggtgttttttctactagtgctcCGAATAGTTCTTCAATTGTTCCACTTCCGGGATAGAAttagtagcttcctcaatagcatgGTTGGTTGAAGTAGTAGCTTGCTCCCATTGTACCAAGACCATTGCTTTGGATGCTAGAGCTTGTTATCTTTTAGACAATGTTGATGTTTTTGTTGCCTTGATTCCTTCCTTGGTCCTTCCCATTGCTTTTCTTCTTGTATCAACACACCAAGTAAATGCTTGAATGCTTCTTTATTCAAGTTTCAATGGAATGCCCAATCAATTTGGGGTTTTTCTAAATTTCACCAAACCCTAGATAAATTgattgattttttgaagaaattgTTGTTTGAATGGTCTTATGTTGatgaaggagtgatttgtttttgttttgagcaagtttggacttgatttgggtgaatttggttgagagattgttgtttttggatgaggGTTTGAAGGTTGAAGTGAGGGAAATAATGGTGTTTGTGTTTAAATGTAATGAAATGAAACGAAGAAGAGGGGTTTTGGTCCGTATTTGGTGATATAACAGGTCAAGACGGGCGACTCGGGGTGGAGTCGGGCGGATTTTTGGGCAGTGGAAAATCAATTTTCTGGAAGGCTCTCGGGTAGATTCTTTCACAGAGCAGATTTTCATTTTGCAGCCCTTTCCCAatccccacgagctcaggtctgcttgTGGGGGTGTTCACCCCGTgtaatttcttcttctttttcttcttcaattcttcttgTGTAGCATTACAAAGGCTTGGCTAGCCTAGgcatgtgcttccccacacttgatcatcaaacactacacatttgaAACACATTAAAATTCCTCCCTCAATTTCTCTCATGTTACACAAATTCGTTAAACAAAGCatgtaaaatgcaatgcaaaaatgagtaatgtacaagttaaatgaaatgcaagttaagaggttagaatatttaaaaatggtggtttagggaggactccaccaaactctccatCTTTTGAGAGGTGTCAAGGAGGCAAacccaaggtgttgttgatgttgctcaacaccttgtagaagtagtcaaatGCTTGTTCATTCTCATGGTAAAGGTCTTTCATAGACCTTTTTACATTGTTGTCTTCATTGTGGTAGTCCGAGTAAAAGTGTTGACAAGGATCCATCAAGCCTTGGTCTAGAGTCATagtccaatgtagggattaaccaatccctcaaattcatcgtcccatagaccgTAAACTTCATTTGCTTTCTCTCCTATGTAGGGtggatcatgagttgacaagagcaactctccttccttgttatcacggccaatgaggccttcatcaaaacttgtcatgggtgagctctACAAGCTCTCTTTCTTGTTGTGAAAAATTTCATGCTCTCCAAATAGAGCTATTTCAACATCATCAATATCTTTATTCCAATTGGGCGGTGTGTCTTTGCCCTTCTCTTTGAGATTCCCATCTTTCCCTTGTTCTTTGAATGGAGATTCCATCTTCTTCTTGTCACCCTTCCGAGTATAGTgattaaccataaaacatggctcaaacaaattgggagctctcatagtcttatcaaggttgaaggtgattgtttcatcacctacttcaagtgtgagctctccatgtttcacatcgatcaccgctccggcggtgtgtaggaatggtcttcctagaatgattggaatgttagaattcccctccatatcaacaatgacaaagtccaccggtataAAAAACTTTCCAACTCTCACGGGTACATATTCCCATACTCCTAGTGGTTTCTTTGTTGAACGAtccgccatttgtaaggtcatgttggtgcacttgagctctcccactcctagtctttcacataccgagtatggcatgacactcacacttgcacctagatcacatagtgccttgttgattgtggtatcaccaatggtacatggaatggagaaactccccggatctttgagctttggaggggaattcccttgtagaattgcactactcacctttgTAAAGGCAATGGTCTCCAACTTTCggatggacttcttcttggtaaggatatctttcatgtactttgcataggccgagACATGATGGATTAGCTCCATGAATGGTATAGAaacctctaagttcttcacaatctccatgaactttccaagttgctcatcaaacttGGGCTTAGattggcgacttgggaatggaagtctaatcacaataggctctttctcaatttcttcagccttctcttcatttctcttctttgatgAGTCATTGTTTGTTGTCTC
Protein-coding sequences here:
- the LOC141623804 gene encoding uncharacterized protein LOC141623804 isoform X1; translation: MLILSVMYVSILYWYKLSFPFCSVVRVSNSKEKSPKSSCRAFQQGVQGEGLITMTRCQYETTGATLVEDDNLSSIVFSDPHPSAPVVQHPTQTQSPLMGQGR
- the LOC141623804 gene encoding uncharacterized protein LOC141623804 isoform X2 encodes the protein MTFVRVSNSKEKSPKSSCRAFQQGVQGEGLITMTRCQYETTGATLVEDDNLSSIVFSDPHPSAPVVQHPTQTQSPLMGQGR